The window CTCTGCACCGGAGCGCCTCCACAaccatcccccacccccagggTATAGAGGTAAGTGGGACTTGGCTACACCTGTTTGACCATTCCCAAGCATCATAGTGACCTGAGCTTGTGGGGGAAACACATgtttaataaggccccaaactgcaccttttGTGCATGCAAACAGCATGGGTGGTATAACTGTCAATTACTTTGAGTGCTTCCAAAGTCACACCTTGCCACTGTGGATACAAAGCACGgtggggtgtgactttggaagctcctgtggCAATTGACAGCTATTCCAGACATTCTaatgtgcagtttggggccttagtAAGTGCACAGCCCCACACAGGCTCCAGAACCCATTATACTACCTGGGATCCACCATtacagattctttttttttttttacgaaccCCCTATTGGGAATGAAAAGGCcaagtaattaaaaaaatgtCTGACCAAACCCTTGGCCAAGAGGCATTGCAAGTGAATTGAGGTGAATAAAAGTCTGGGTTCCAAACGAGCTCTTGTGCATAGTTCTGTTGTGCTGCCATGTCGTGCTCTGTGTTTAGAAGGTCCCTGCGTCCTTGTGCAAAGTGTCACAGTCTGGTGCATAGGAGCTCCCGAGGAGGAGCACTCCTGGGATGCAAGCGTTGTGCTCCATTAATCCACCTCTCAGCCAGGCCAGAGAGGAGCAAGTGCAGCATTGCCAAAAAGGCTTAGTCCTGCAGGGTGTGagagtcaacgactgagccactgattgagccaccagtgctgaagcagagatatccctaaTATGTGGTCTGTTGGTGGAAAcggaggactggaattggccactccAGTCATAGAGGCTTCTGGGGGATTGCTGCCTTAACGGTGACAGGTTGAGTTATTAATGTCTTTACCACTTATCTTTTgctgaatatcctgaaaacctgttttttttttaacgtgtATAAACGTAGCAGCTTTATCAAGGGAAAAACAGGATGACATGGTTTATCAGCTAACGGGATCACTAGCAATTTAAgtgtcaataataataaaaaaaatgataatcaATTGAATGGAATGGAAGTTAGTGCATCGTTACCTGTGCGTAGTTTGCAAGCATTAGGATGCTGTGAAGTGATCACTGATATTGGGTAGCAGCCAGTGCCGGATTAAGGGTTTTGTAGGCCCTAGGTATTtagctactatatatatatatatatatatagaaaaaacaaacaggcgaacacatttatttttttagaatgGGACAATTTTATTATATAAAAGACTGAAATcctgaaaaaatatatgttttgtcaataaacagattatatatatatatatattgttttgaacTAAATGGCTTGAATGAAGACTTCAAAATAGGATGCTTCCTATAAATCGACTCTTCTTACTTTTATGGTCATTGTCTCCTCTCAAGTAGACTGAGAAAGCCACTACTACTGTGGACCTCAGGATTATTCACTATGGACTCTAAGGGACATCCCTGAGACTCTGAGGACTACTGGTGGACTTTTACCTTCCAGCACTACCTTCAGCTTGTGGGGGAAagccaaactgcacctcagtgtgtgcagatagaatgggtggtatagctgtcaattactgctTCCAAAGTTATGCCACACAATCCCTTTCCGCTGTGgaagcaaagcattgtgggttgTGACTTTTGAAACCGCTgttgtaattgacagctatactaCCCACGCTATGGTACAGGCCTTACTAAGTGCACGGTCCGCATGTCTCAGGAACCCAAAACATTGCTTGGGATCCGCCATTACACATATTTTTTTTGACaaaccccttggagacacctTAACAAACTCCTAGGGCTTCCAGAGGCCCCTGTTGGGAATCTTTGCTTTAGACATATATTGAAACATTTATGGTGTAGCATCAGCCAAGGGGAGAGACTTTGTACAATGATTACCATTTTCTTTAACCTTTTGACTGCTGGAGTGGCTACTCTCCAAAGCAGTCGTGATCGCATCATTACTGATGATGGAATGGAAGTGGAGGAGTCATCCCCCTTCCATCAGCCATGCCTTCAGATCACGTCCTGAGATCCATAGGAGCGCAGAATGCGATCTCCCCTAAGATGAGCATTTTGGGGGGATTTAGCTACTAAGTCATGGGGGCCGCAAGCTGTTTGAATCCATAATGTAGtagctgtcacaggagaccagtacttttgaCACAGAAACCTTCTGGGTTCACTATCACTAACTACAGGACAATGTAATTTAACAAACAGAGTTTGTATTCTGGGTAAACCagcaaatacacaaatacacaatataacCTACACTTACCATACTGGGGACCTGGGGGGAAGTCTCTAGTCTCACTAGGTGGAGGGACCCGCTTCAAATAGGTTTACCCTGTctgcttctctgcttcaggatatcatagtgctgaacacacagcagccactctgacatgtatctccagctggtcgcagtcaaactccacactccttcccagagtgtcacTCAGATGGACAAGTGTTCTGATCAGCAGTGTCCCTTATATATCCCTTGGtggctatccttaacattgagcaagggcagccagccaagagaaacagtgcctggggctcagacaCTGGAAACTAATTATATTAACTAGTCCCCTACCTTTGTCCTGATCATATTTTTTCTATGGAACAGCTCAGCTAAATGGATTACAGAAACACCCAAAATAGAAATGATAGGAACAGACACAACAACATCATTTGCATTTGCAGGGCTGACATGTTAATttcatcaccacacaataccaagtATCTAAGCTGGGGGGAATTGCTAACATAGGAATATATACAGAGATAAGGTatttatgtaaaagacaggacttataattacacacagctagcccaCATTCCCTGTACTTCCCCGGACATTACATACGTTGGACTGAAATATATGTTACTTAGCCAGCCAAGTTATATGTTTTTTTAGGGGTAActagctgggatttctctttCTTAGGTCAGCCAGCTACATCTACCGTCACAAGCTACATACTAGGACACTCAAAGGGTCAACAGAATAATGATATGGTAAGGCAGTAtggtctatttatcaaagtcttctggctgcaaaactaAGGCAAAATTGGTGAAAACAAAATGCAATatatttatcaaggaataaatcacGCTTTTAACTGGATTACTTTTTTGACACCTGGTGCTGCTTTGATAAATAGTATTTCTTGGGACTTTTTTCACCCCTATTAATATCATTCAATTACAGAGGCACCCTATTAATTTCAGAGCAGTTAATTAAAATCCCTATAAAACAAGTTTGATATATAAACCCCATTGTTTTTATCTTTGGCTTATCTCCTAATAATTAGATAATGATATGTTTGTTATGCGTGCTGTTGGAATTTCCCCCAAGGTGGATTCTGCTGATGTTCAATATGCACATGTAGATTGGCATCCCATCACCTGTCCCAACTGCCCCTTGTTagaataaactgcactcacatcaTCTATTTCTCTGTGCCTCCACTGGTCATCAGGATGTTATTGATGGTGATATAAGGAAACTCTCCTCCTTTGCTCAGTGCTGACCACAAATGATAGCTCCTCCAGGCTTCAGCATTTATAGCTCACCAACACTCAGTGTATTATGATGTCCTGATGAGCTCACGTGACCTCACAGTACTGTGGTCAGCTGCATAGTGCATCTGGCCCATAGACTTGGCAAATCGCTTGCAAACTGACTAGGTCGTTGTTGTTTTTCATTGACTGAAGAAGGGCAAATTTCGCCTGGTACGTGTCCTTGGCCGaaggttttgcacatctctattcaCCATCATTATGGGAATACAGAATTAGGTACACACAAAGAAGAAATGGGCATCATCTTCCAAAAACAGTGATTGCAAATAGCCTGCTATATTATTTTACTGTTCTTGCTATAACGGATTTTTCCCCACAAAGAATAATGTACCTGATTGTGATCTCAGTATCAGAGCAGAATTACCGTTATCTTGTGTGTAATTGTGTCAAAAGTTTAACATACATAGTACTGTGATGATTAGTTTATAAAATATGAACCCGTTCTCTAATTACTTTTCTCTGAGGATTATCAGAACAAAATAACCAGTGTGATTTTTAAGCTGTTCAGGGAGCTAATACAGTATGACTAAAGGTGGTCACTTGCTTGAGATTAAAGATTAAGAACAATTGTTGCTGCTGTTTAAACTGAACGCACAAAGAGCCATTATTGTACAAATGCAAAATCTCTCTTACCATTGGCCTGACATGTTGCATAGCAATCATTGGCTTGATTGCTCTAGTTGTTCATTTATAAGAAAGGAAAAATGTGCATATTATTATCCATAGACAACTCCAGTAAACATGAAGAACAGATCTCCGGGAAGGGAATATTGCTACAGATTTGACACATCTTCATAATGTCATTGTGCACTCACTGTTTTAGTTGTGAATCTTCACAAGAAGCCTGTTAGAGGACAGAAAAAGTACCTGCATATTCGGAGTTATATTTGTTGAGAAATATTGATGTCCTAGGTTTCTGGTGTAGGATATTACAACAGTCTATACCAGAGCAACCATGGCAGAAGAAACAAGAACTTCAGAATATAACGGAACGGCACCATTAGAAAAGGCTCAAGTACAGATATCTGATATTATTGATCAAATGGCCACATCAGCTGGGACAGTTCAATGTGAGACGCCTGGATGGGATTCTGGCTTCATACTTACAaaaggaaacaaagaagaaagcaAGATCCATCTCGAGGATAAAGCAACATGTATAACTCAAGTACTAGGTGCAGATGAGGAGAAGAGAACGGAAGGTATTTTGGCTTTATCATTGAATAATTACATTGTTGAGTCATTTTGCTTGGCAAGCATTTATCTTTGCCAACTAGACATATATTATTGAATCAAGATGAACAACATCTGCTGCATGAAAAGCCTGATATTAATGTTGTCTTGTTATTTTTGTTTTCCAGTCAAACATGGGGAAAGTAGTATAATGCTTGAAAAAGAACCTGAAGCTATAATATGCCAAGGAACAGAAACAGATGAAGATGCTTTGGGAGGGTGTAACAAGAAATTAGGTAGGATGATTACATTTGAATTAATTTCAATGTATTTTACAAACCATTTTCCAGGACCCCTTGTTTTGACTTTTTACAGGGGTAATTTgcttttacaaatactgtaccactCAACCCTTACTTCACAAATGGTATGGTAAATGCAAGAAatcatacatttttatatatcatGAGTTCTTCAAAGATGTTGCATGCAAGATATATTGACAGATACATTTTgaagagggagtggctcagtaagtaaagacactgactggcactgagtttgaagcagggttcaattcccggtgtcggctccttgtgaccttaggcaagtcactttatatctctgtgcctcaggcaccaaaaacgtagattataagctccatggggcagggacctatgcgtgcaaaatgtctctgtaaagtgctacgaacaactagcagcgctatacaagaacatgctattattatattcTGAAGAAGAGATTTGTGAGGTTTGAAAGATTGTTCACAAGTACATGTTTTAAGAACTCTGTGGTTTGGTTAATTAAAATACATCACCTACATTTCTCCAGTATCCATTCATCTACTAAAATTCTACTTCAAAGAATGCCCTTATCACAATTATTGTTTCTTCCACTCCGCATTACACTATGTGGACAAAGTAAGGCATTACGTAGAGTAGTATGCTGCAAAGAAATACAGTTCTAACTAAACACAATCTAAATGTATTTAGATAAAACACACAGCACTAATGTTAAAATGCAAATATAAGTATAGCATTGatttgaaataaaattatttatttgtaaagtgccaacttattccgcagcgcggtacaataggggaacagcgttatgtatattacataaacagaatgacataccaagtAAAGACAAAGAAGCGCAAACAGACAAAAATAATGAGGGCCCCGCTCTTACAATATAGAGGGAAGgagggcaatgttgaaacaaaaggtaaagtggctgctcattgtgggatagaGTATGTCTCAGGATAGAGTATGTCCAGCCGCACTGCTTATCCCATTTAGGTTTGGGGGTTTggattgtgacggtaggggtaaatgtgactgcttttactAAAGGtcaagtctgccattacccctacctgtcagttatgcatttgtattatgttatatgtgtatatgtattctgtagcctggttgcAGAACTCCAGGGACCAGGGGTTCATTTTGTTTTCAGTTGGGAATGTTGTAAAGTGGGCTGTGATCTTCCCAAGTAAGGCTCtgcatgtaactgtgtttgtgtTGCCCTTCCCcgcaccaatcaggggctgggtcatattgCAAACAAATAGCTAGATGATATCAGATCAGCTCTTTGTTAGCTGTGAGCTCAGAGTGTTTTAGTTGGAGAAGCTGGGAATGGAGGCAGCTGGAAACAAGCTGTGAGGCAAATAGGACAAGCTGCAGTGGACACTGCAGGAGGACAACAGGCTAAATCTCTTTAGGGAGATCCCTGCTCCTAGTTTTATAGGATACCCCAGTTTCCCAGTTGAAagtgtgtgtgttgatttactataaatagttgtggatatttttttccaataaattaattttataaactctgtgGTTCggtctggcgaattgatcccttgtgtgttagtcctggtctcccgtgatatgGATGTTAGGGCGTTAGTGTGgtttggtccagctgcacagccgGTCCCAATAGGGTTGgatgggaggggggcgggggtgtaGATGTTAGGGGGTATGCCATATAGGCTTCCCTGAATAGGTGTTTTCAGGAAGTTTTCAAATGTCTGAATGGGGGAGCGTCACTGTCTGATGGtgcatggtagggaattccagagagagggtacAGCACGGGAGAAGTATTGTAGAACTTGAGATGATGTCACAATATGTTGCTTAAATTTTACAAGTGTTATATAGgggataattatatatatatatatataatatatatatatatatatatatatatatatatatgtgtgtatatatattgtttaaagCTGTTTTTGCCTCTTCAGCATTTATAGAATACGGCCCATAGTAATGGAGCTGAGAAGGGCAAGAGGAAGACTTAGAATTTGAGGACAAAGGAAGCTCAGAAATAGGTGAGAGAAATTCTTGCCACATGTTGAATAAACTACAGGAAGCAGAGAAGTAggatatattacagtatatatatatatatatatatatatatatatatatatatatatatatatatatatattgtggattAAGAAACAACAGGACTTTCCAGCAGGGAAGGAACTGAGATTAACACCAAAATAGTGAGATTGAAGACATAATGTATGAATAAATATATGGAGCCTGTCCTTATGGAGCAGCTCTAGAGTTAATAAATGTAGCTAGTTGTAAGAAAATTAAAAGTACTCGGCAATGTCACACATCTACTATTTTGATGTTTGTTTTCCCATTCAAAGACAAACTACAATACTGTAGGTCATTTCCCAATGAAGTATGTGATCATGATAAAACAttgaaataaagaaagaatacatTTGTTAAATGAAACTACATTGTTTGACTTACAAAGCCTCCATTAATGGATGGTAACATGTTATGTCCCATATCAAGAACAAAATGAAGGTTCTTATTTTAAAAAGAATAATATACTAGTAAACGTTCCTGTTTAGACGTAAAAATACTCATTGTTATaagaaaaaagaaaggaaaatATGATGGTTATAAATTGTTTTCATTTAAAACTTCTTTGTAAACAATATTTGGTACATCAGGTTTCTCAGATTGAACCATCATACATTTGAATCCTGGAACTCGAGAGAACGCAATCACTCATATCTATTTCACCTCAGCTAATGTCCCTCACATGTAATTGAccggggagaaggagcggctcagtgagtaaagacaatgactggcactgagcttgaagcaggggaacctggttcaagtaCTGGTGTCGGCCcattgtgaccttggacaagtcacttgatcttcctgtgcctcattcaccaaaaacatagattataaaatccacagggcagggactatgccgtcaaaatatctctgtaaagcgctacataaaactagcagcgctatacaagaagaaGCAGTTATTATGTAGCAAACCTTACAATTCTTAGTACCATGCCACCCAGTGGCAGCACTGGCTCCAGAGGATTAATGATACAGGGGGTCTGATCTGAAACCAGGAACCCCCTGAAGCGTGACCACGGAAGACCCTGTCTTGATTTTTGTTGCTTCTCCCAAGGCACCTGAGacagtaaatcttgctacatcAGTACCTCAGCAATTGAGCTGTATCTTACCTCAGTAATCCCCTTTATATCTATTTTAACTCATTAATTGCCCTAtatatctattttacctcagtaatgacccccccccccatttctatTTTACCTCAGAAACTGCCCCTCATATATATTCTACATGAGTAGTTGCCCCTTATATCTATTTTACCTTGTTCCAGCATCCACTGTCCTCCGTTGTCTCGTGATCTCATAATCCCTCATTAATCCCACCCAACACCCCTCACATCTAGTTTTCTTCAGTAATTGCCCATTCATTAATATATTACCTCAGTAAGTCCCTCTTATATCTATTTACCTCAGTACTTGCCTTTCATATCCATTTTACCTCAGCAATTCCCCCTCATTACTATTTCACTTCAGCAATTGCCCCTCATTACTATTTCATCTAAGTAATTGCAGTGCTCttcaggtctctggcagggaaagggttgatCATTTCCCTTAGCTCCTCATTGATTGGTTGGTACGATAGCCAATCAGCGTTAACAATTTATTGAGTGTGATACAGCCATGACTAGAAAGGGGGATAAAGGGGAAATGATTAGCAGACATTCGACCACTGTGAATATGGCAAGATATGATAGATAGAGACCTATTTTATTAGTCCCAAGTGCTATACTAGAGACGGGCGAATCCATCCAAATCAGTTTCCCtaattttctcgcattttccccccaaatCCATTTTGCAGTGTAAAATGCGCAGACGGTTTTAATCtgcacggattcatcaaaaactgccattggaaacaatccgttgacggatttgtagaatcaaaTCCGCGAATTCAGCAACTCGTTggtggattctacaaatccatcggtgcaataataataaaaaaatcggAAACATGCAATTCACATATTTTGAGATTGATCCTCTGAAATCTGCGGACCAATGAAACCGGCCAATCTGctgtggatccaaatccgccacCCAAAATGTGCTCATCTCTTTATATACCCCCTCAAGTACACCTTCAAACAACCGCGGCAACATTCCTGTGCACAAAAggaagcacacctgagatacctgggatatatatatgtcatttaaatatactttacattTCCTATTAGGTGTGCTCCTTTCTGTACATAGGTATTTTGCAACATATTGtttgaagggatatatatatgtgtatatatatatatatatcacgtgAATCACCTCTCATTCCGCATGTAGCCcatgtttccccccctccccccccagacacagatcgtgcctctaaggtgtattaagggctggctacatgtaattgggtggtgcatacctgcttggaacaggagggcctgagtctcctgcgttggtgtgggggataacagggacaggctctggggtatatgccttcatcttctctagcaacaggggtggtacagcgcctccatcttctggcgagacctatagggataggttaagatcctcccagaagaaaccctggtcccagggcgagtgatcttaaactccacacagtcttttgtataaaatagcagtactctttattgtccttgcacaatgacacagcaacacttcatgcacagcggcacatagcagttcatatacagcagtgcactcCAAACGTATAATtgcaggcctttcctcctctcctctcctccaggttgtaccctagcaggatgggctggttaggggcttcaataccccaacccccacctccaggatatactctctgggtgagggttgatctccccctcaccccctcagcagggtgaggggcattggtccacgcactagagtgctatcagctctaatctGTATGGCCGAGTGTTTTTTCTCCTGGTTCCATCACTCTCCACTCTCATCAGACTATCACATCTTTCTCTCCACTGCAACAGATTGTCACAGGCTCTCCTCCTCCCAGGCAGAACTCTCAGACTCAACTTCCACTCCCTCCAGACTGATACTCCAACAGAACTGACTCTCCAACCGCTCTCACAGAACTGACACCAACTGACatgacacacacaggagcagcccacttaatagatacagccctgccccttatgatgtcagcaggacatcccctctgtctcaggcctgctacagagtcaggggcctacctctatcactccaggcagggcttggtgggggggggaaacccatgattgctACTGGCACCtgccttaccagggcttactccagtaggagaaggattggtAGCCCTCTAATTGTTACAGggactacactctccctctgatggaatccaatggtccccacttggacctagctttagcagcaccatcctgcggagaacaaacctgggaaacaaacacagtGCAAGACAGGTTATCTTTTGAGCCAACCACCAGGTGGCCTAACAGTAACATTAGCGGGgtactcccaacggggagaaccaaCTAGTAATAGTGCTTTGGGTCAGGCTTCCTGACCTTTctcccattatggtcagttaCAGTTATATAatagggctgtaccgacccagactctggccggtagattacactgtgcatgtatatgcaccgtcctatactccagaCCCGGACCACCTCACTGATTCGGTCCTCGTTgtggtaacccgccttaccaaacTTTGTTCTTAAGTATTCTTGTATggcctccctgagccaactgtctcggttctcttcaatttctctcattatgggttcaggcataTAAGGATACTCGTACCCGTAGGACTGTCTATACCGGAACACTATGGCTCTATCTGCCCGGCTCAACTTGGTCAGTTTCTTAGGGCCCGCCCTGCTTAGCAGTACCCACTAATTGTTACAGGGGCTACACGCAAATCACACATTTGCCTATATCTAGCCTTGACGGATTCAAAATTATAATATACTGTAGGAAGATTAGCACTTTGCGTTCATTTGAAGCACCAATAAATTATTAGCAGGCATTGTCAGACAAAGCACTACGCCTTTATTATGTTAGCTTCAAGTACAGGAGATTAGTGATCGGTaacatttatgttttattttgggTAACAGGTGGAAAATGTGGGTGCATGGTTAAACTAAGGCAAAGCTTTAAATATTATTTCTATCTTTGCACAAAGCTCCGTTAAATCAGGACTCgtaacgtgacgttacctaaaataAGAACGGATGTTATGTTCCCTAAATTAACTTGGTATCCTTAAAgtgaattatatgcaaaaacaacggcaGTACTACACCTCATACGCATAGGATTAATGTCACATATTGTAGCATATTGTTGTGTTTGTCTTCCAATAATTTGACATTACGTACGTTTAAGGGTTAACTTCGTTCGCTCAAGTTGAGAAACAGAAAAGGAGAGGAGAAAGAAATAACACCTGTCCAGACCTTGTAAAaatcctatttcagggtctggatgtgagtaatgtTAAGTCTTTGCATTAACCTTaacacaggggttctcaacttcaatcctcaaggacccccccccccccccatcctcctccaacAAGTCAGGTCTtgtggatatcccagcttcagtataggaagcttaatcagaggctcagtcgactggcccccctcccatctctcttgcTCACTCTTCTACTGTCTTActcttccccccgctctctcactcttcctcttcctctctctctctctctctctctctctctctctctctctctctctctctctctctctctctctctctctctctctctctctctctctctctctctttctctctctatctctctctctcctattcatctctcccccatcctcactctcccACAGTTCACACGCAATACCGCTCCTCCCCcacaacacactcacacacaatacccccctgccccataataaacacacacatacaataccacccccccccccacaatacacacactataccCCTCCTGCCCGACAACAAACACACACTACCTCCTTCCcccacaataccacacacacataatacctcCCTACCCAACAATACACAATATCCTtccccacaatacacatgcacacaatacccccctcccctgcaattCCGCCCCCCATCATTCCCCTTAGCtcctcacaatacacacacttttttattCCCTTTGGGAGAGCCTGAGGTGCCGCTCGTTCGCAGAAGTTGGGCCCTACTTACGCATCTCAcaccaatgggggggggggggggggaaagggggttggGTGGTGTTTTAAAGAAAGAGCTGTTTGCAGAGCGGGCGCAGGCTGCACAGCCTGATGTAAAGTGAATACTCATGCTGAGTAATGGTTGAATAGCACTTGACTTACCCATggaataatatttaatgataaaaTATTTCTCTCCGCAGATTCAGAATCAGACAGTATTCCTGCATGTGCAGTGCATGAGCAGAACGACTTAACATGTGGACAGCAACACAAAGAACAAGCTGTAAGCCTAACGGAAACAGTGGATCTATTGCGTTACACGCATGGTAAAAACCTGAGTGGACAAGCCGAAGACGAGATTGCGATGCTTGAAACACAGGAAATAATCAGGCCCCTTGAAAGTGACAAAGAAAATGAAGAGGATTCACTTTTTGATGAGCAAGAAAATGGTCCAGAAGAGTCCCTTTCCGTCAGTCCGAGTGTTAGTCATTCTGAATCAATTGAAGAACAGCAAGTCATCGGAAGTAGACCTGATATCTCCAGACATAGCTACTCAAGATATGATACTGTATCATACCGCAAGATCAGGAAAGGAAACACAAAGCAAAGAATTGATGAATTTGAGTCTATGATGAATCTGTAATCATTGTATTCTATAGATctcacattccctcccccccccattttttaatTGTACACAATCTGTTGACTAGCT is drawn from Ascaphus truei isolate aAscTru1 chromosome 7, aAscTru1.hap1, whole genome shotgun sequence and contains these coding sequences:
- the ERMN gene encoding ermin, with protein sequence MAEETRTSEYNGTAPLEKAQVQISDIIDQMATSAGTVQCETPGWDSGFILTKGNKEESKIHLEDKATCITQVLGADEEKRTEVKHGESSIMLEKEPEAIICQGTETDEDALGGCNKKLDSESDSIPACAVHEQNDLTCGQQHKEQAVSLTETVDLLRYTHGKNLSGQAEDEIAMLETQEIIRPLESDKENEEDSLFDEQENGPEESLSVSPSVSHSESIEEQQVIGSRPDISRHSYSRYDTVSYRKIRKGNTKQRIDEFESMMNL